In one window of Nicotiana tabacum cultivar K326 chromosome 12, ASM71507v2, whole genome shotgun sequence DNA:
- the LOC142167065 gene encoding uncharacterized protein LOC142167065 codes for MEQVNEDALKQMPAYAKFLKNLFSSKRKLEEVSVVKLIEKYSDILQNKLPQKLGDPGSFIISYTLGGAHFEKALCDSGASINLMHFLIFRKLELGEMNDTGVSLQLADQSSKKPKGILENVDEERMIFDMQKIIKYPEDESSSSCFQVDLLNDLTDEYKDDQLITDS; via the exons ATGGAACAGGTAAATGAAG ATGCTTTGAAGCAAATGCCGGCATatgctaaatttcttaaaaatcttttctcaagtaaaagaaaattagaaGAAGTTTCAGTAGTTAAGCTTATAGAAAAATATAGTGatatacttcaaaataagcttCCACAGAAACTTGGTGATCCAGGCAGTTTTATAATTTCTTATACTTTGGGAGGTGCTCACTTTGAAAAAGCATTATGTGATTCAGGTGCTTCAATAAATCTAAtgcattttttaattttcagaaaatTAGAACTTGGTGAAATGAACGACACTGGTGTGTCTCTACAATTGGCTGATCAAAGTTCTAAAAAACCGAAAGGAATACTTGAAAAT GTTGATGAGGAAAGAATGATTTTTGACAtgcagaaaataataaaatatcctGAGGATGAGTCATCATCATCTTGTTTTCAAGTTGATTTGTTGAATGACCTTACAGATGAATATAAGGATGATCAGTTGATTACTGATTCATAG